GGCGTCGGCCCGGTCACCGACGAAGTCTGCCGGCAATACATCAAGCACATGGAAACGCTGATCTGCGGCGGCATCCTCACGCAAGCCGGGGAAGCCGTTGCGGCCGGATGATCCGGCCAACGCTTCAGAAGTCTAGAGAAGAAACGCCCAAGGAAAGGTATCTGCGATGCAGTTGAAAGACGTAGCCGTTCTTATCACCGGCGGTGGTTCGGGCCTCGGTGAAGCGACCGCCCGCGCCATGGCGGCCAAGGGCGCCAGGATCGGCGTGATCGACCAGAACAAGGACAACGCCGAGAAGGTCGCCGCTGAGGTGAAGGGCGTTGCGCTTCATGCCGACGTCACCAGCGAAGAGCAGATCAAGGCCGCGATCGCCAAGGCGGAAGCCGCGCATGGCGTTGCCCGCGTGCTGATGAACTGCGCCGGCATCGGCGGTTCGCAGCGCATCGTCGGTCGCGACGGCGTCTATCCGCTGGAAAAGTTCGCGCGCATCATCAACGTCAACCTGATCGGCACCTTCAACTGCCTGCGGCTGTTCGCCGAGAGGCTCGTCACCATCGAGCCCGTTGGTGAAGAGCGCGGCGTCATCATCAACACGGCCTCGGTTGCCGCTTACGAAGGCCAGATCGGCCAGATCGCCTATTCGGCGTCGAAGGGCGGCGTCGTCGGCCTCACTTTGCCGGCTGCGCGCGACCTCGCCAGCCAGAAGATCCGCGTCAACACCATCGCGCCCGGCCTGTTCTTCACGCCGCTGCTGATGGGCCTCAACGAAGAGGCACGCAAGAGCCTCGGCGCGCAAGTGCCGCATCCCTCGCGCCTCGGCGATGCCAAGGAATACGGCGCTCTCGCGGTGCACATGGTCGAGAACCCGATGCTCAACGGCGAGACTATCCGTCTCGACGGCGCGATCCGTATGGCGCCGAGGTAGTTCTCTTTTTTCCTTCTCCCCTTGTGGGAGAAGGTGGCGCGAAGCGCCGGATGAGGGGTTCTCTCCGCACTCGCATTTGCAAACGAGTCCGCGGAGACAGACCCCTCACCCAAGCGAGTTCTTGGTTAGCGACATACATGCCCTCTCCCACAAGGGGAGAGGGCGTAGTAATCGGTACCATCGTTGCGGATCGAGGAAAGTCGCCCATGTCCCAACCGCTGCTGATCGAGCATGACGACGGCGTCGACCGGGTGACGCTCAATCGGCCCGAAAGCCTCAACGCGCTGGATCCGGCGCTGATCGATGCGCTCAACACCTACTTCCAAGGCATCCAGCGCAACCGTGACACCCGCGTCGTCGTGCTCAGGGGCGCCGGCAAGAATTTTTGCGCAGGCCTCGACCTCAAGGCGGCGA
This genomic stretch from Bradyrhizobium sp. CCGB12 harbors:
- a CDS encoding SDR family NAD(P)-dependent oxidoreductase; translated protein: MQLKDVAVLITGGGSGLGEATARAMAAKGARIGVIDQNKDNAEKVAAEVKGVALHADVTSEEQIKAAIAKAEAAHGVARVLMNCAGIGGSQRIVGRDGVYPLEKFARIINVNLIGTFNCLRLFAERLVTIEPVGEERGVIINTASVAAYEGQIGQIAYSASKGGVVGLTLPAARDLASQKIRVNTIAPGLFFTPLLMGLNEEARKSLGAQVPHPSRLGDAKEYGALAVHMVENPMLNGETIRLDGAIRMAPR